The genomic window TACCAGGCGGCGTGCTTCCGGCGGCCCTCGTGCCAGCCGTCGAGCATGGGCAGCTTGGCCCGCAGCACCAGGGCCTGGAACTCGTCCATGCGCCCGTTCATGCCCACCTCATGGTGCATGTAGACGGGCTCCATGCCATGCACGCGGATGCGGCGGACGCGCGCAGCGAGAGCTGCATCGTCGCGAATGGCGGTCATGCCAGCATCGCCGAAGGCTCCGAGGTTCTTGGTGGGGTAGAAGCTGTAGGCGGTCATGTCGCCGAACTCGCCCGCGGACTTGCCCCAACCCTTCGCGCCGAGGCTCTGGCAGGCATCCTCGATGACGGGGATGCCGTGCTTCTTCGCCACGGCCATGATGCCGGGCATGTCCGCCAGCTGGCCGAAGAGGTGCACGGGGATGATGGCCTTCGTGCGGGGCGTGAGGGCTGCCTCCACGAGGGCACCCGTGGCGTTGAAGGTGGCGGGTTCGAGGTCGATGAAGACGGGCTTCGCCCCCAGGCGCGAGACCACGCCGGCCGTGGCGAAGAAGGTGAAGCTGGGGACGATCACCTCGTCGCCGTGCCCGATGCCGAGGCCCATGAGGGCCGCCAGCAGGGCGTCCGTGCCACTGGACATGGCCACGGCGTGGGCCGCACCGGCGTAGGCGGAGATCTCGGCCTCAAGGCCCTTCACATTCTCGCCGAGGATGAACGACGAGCGATCGATGAGGCCCGACAGCCCTTCCAGCACCTTGGTCTTCACGGCGGCATTCTGCGGCGCGAGCTCGAGCATCGGGACGGGCATGGGGGCCTCCATTTGCGAATGGCAAGTATGGCAGCGCGTCAAGCCAGATTCAGTCACATCAGACTTATCAAGAGGCTGATCGCGGAAGGCTGAGAATTCACGCAAAAGGCGCAGAAGCAGGATCTTCTTCCCTTTTTCGCGCCTTCCGCGGCCAGCTATTCCTTTTCTTCAGTCTCGGCAGGCTTGGTGGGGCGCATGAGCGGGAAGAGGATGACATCCCGGATGCTGGCGCTGTTGGTGAGGAGCATGACCAGCCGGTCGATGCCGATGCCTTCGCCGCCGGTGGGCGGGAGGCCGTGCTCCAGGCTGGTCACGAAGTCCTGGTCCAGCAGCATGGCCTCATCGTTGCCCGCCTCCCGCTCGTCCATCTGGGCCTGGAAGCGGCCCATCTGGTCGATGGGGTCATTCAGCTCGGAGTAGGCGTTGGCCAGTTCCATGCCGCCGATGAACAGCTCGAAGCGATCCACGAAGCGGTCGTCACCTTCCAGGGTCTTGGTGAGGGGGGACAGCTCGATGGGGTAGTCGGTGATGAAGGTGGGCTGAATGAGCTGCTTCTCGGCGTGATACTCGAAGAGATCGCCCAGCAGGGTGCCCACAGTTTTCTTCTCTACATCCTCGATGTGCACGGCCTTGGCCAGGGCGCGCACGCTGTCGCCGTCTTCCAGAAGATGCCGGTCAATGGCGCCGTACTGGGCGATGGCATCCTTCATGGTGAGGCGCCGGAAGGGCGCGGCGTAGGAGATCATCTCCTCGCCCCAGGGCAGCTGCTGGGAGCCCATGACCTCGCGGGTCACGGTCAGGAACAGGTTCTCCGTGAGGGTCATCATGTCCCGCAGGTCGCTGCCTGCTTCGTACATCTCCATCATGGTGAATTCAGGATTGTGCCGGACGCTGATGCCCTCGTTGCGGAAGCTGCGATTGATCTCGAAGACCTTCTCGAAGCCGCCCACGATGAGGCGCTTGAGGTACAGCTCCGGCGCGATGCGCAGGTAGAGGTCCATGTCCAGGGCGTTGTGGTGCGTGATGAAGGGTCGGGCAGTGGCGCC from Geothrix sp. includes these protein-coding regions:
- the lysS gene encoding lysine--tRNA ligase; this encodes MQPNQYRDVRLEKLEKLKGLGLEAWPRKAKRTHGIAQLAATYADAEAWPNEKLEGLGLTVSVMGRVLAIREMGKSVFAHLTENGEKIQGFFRMNDLSETSWEVIKLLDMGDFISVTGPLMRTKTGELSVRVKEIQFLSKALLPLPEKWHGLQDKEQRYRQRYLDLISNGEVLKTFQTRSRIVSAVRRFMEEQGYLEVETPMMQPIPGGATARPFITHHNALDMDLYLRIAPELYLKRLIVGGFEKVFEINRSFRNEGISVRHNPEFTMMEMYEAGSDLRDMMTLTENLFLTVTREVMGSQQLPWGEEMISYAAPFRRLTMKDAIAQYGAIDRHLLEDGDSVRALAKAVHIEDVEKKTVGTLLGDLFEYHAEKQLIQPTFITDYPIELSPLTKTLEGDDRFVDRFELFIGGMELANAYSELNDPIDQMGRFQAQMDEREAGNDEAMLLDQDFVTSLEHGLPPTGGEGIGIDRLVMLLTNSASIRDVILFPLMRPTKPAETEEKE
- a CDS encoding DegT/DnrJ/EryC1/StrS family aminotransferase — encoded protein: MPVPMLELAPQNAAVKTKVLEGLSGLIDRSSFILGENVKGLEAEISAYAGAAHAVAMSSGTDALLAALMGLGIGHGDEVIVPSFTFFATAGVVSRLGAKPVFIDLEPATFNATGALVEAALTPRTKAIIPVHLFGQLADMPGIMAVAKKHGIPVIEDACQSLGAKGWGKSAGEFGDMTAYSFYPTKNLGAFGDAGMTAIRDDAALAARVRRIRVHGMEPVYMHHEVGMNGRMDEFQALVLRAKLPMLDGWHEGRRKHAAWYLERMKALTADEAVLPLEVVPDGRHIYNQFTIRVKGGKRDALQAHLKERGIGSAIYYPICLHEQPCFQSLGYKAGQLPESERAAKEVLSLPVYPEMTGAMREEVATAILGFFGKK